Proteins from a genomic interval of Polaribacter sejongensis:
- a CDS encoding XRE family transcriptional regulator: MCNLSKNIKHLRGLKGLTQESLAEELSVTRSRISSYEEGRSSPSIDFLIDFSNYFKLPIDIIVRNDLTKAKDVSFIEVGNKRVLFPISIDAENENLIEVVSAKASAGYLLGYDDPEYIEQLQKIKLPFLPTGKHRAFPIKGNSMLPMKDGSYVVAEFVEDIKEAKSGLSYIVVTKDDGMTYKRLENRVEERQSFLLKPDNPSYQPYEVPVSEILELWKFTCSINTQEYEEHELKLSSIIQMFNGLGVELEALKKSLI; the protein is encoded by the coding sequence ATGTGTAATTTATCAAAAAACATCAAACATTTAAGAGGTTTAAAAGGGTTAACGCAAGAGTCTCTGGCGGAAGAATTGTCGGTAACAAGATCAAGAATAAGTTCTTATGAAGAGGGTAGGTCGTCGCCTAGCATCGATTTTTTGATAGATTTTTCTAATTACTTTAAGCTGCCAATAGATATTATTGTAAGAAATGATTTGACAAAAGCAAAAGATGTTTCTTTTATTGAAGTTGGAAATAAAAGAGTATTGTTTCCGATAAGTATTGATGCTGAAAATGAAAATTTGATTGAGGTGGTTTCGGCAAAAGCATCTGCAGGTTATTTGTTAGGGTATGACGATCCTGAATATATTGAGCAATTGCAAAAAATAAAATTACCTTTTTTACCAACAGGAAAACACAGAGCTTTTCCGATAAAAGGAAATTCTATGTTGCCCATGAAAGACGGTTCTTATGTAGTGGCAGAATTTGTAGAAGATATAAAAGAAGCTAAAAGTGGACTCTCTTATATTGTAGTTACAAAAGACGATGGAATGACATATAAAAGGTTAGAGAATAGAGTAGAAGAAAGGCAATCTTTTTTATTGAAACCAGATAATCCTTCTTATCAACCTTATGAAGTGCCTGTTTCTGAAATTTTAGAATTATGGAAATTTACCTGCAGTATTAATACACAAGAATATGAAGAACACGAATTAAAATTGAGTAGTATTATTCAAATGTTTAATGGGTTAGGAGTGGAGTTAGAAGCTTTGAAGAAGTCTCTGATTTAA
- a CDS encoding iron-containing alcohol dehydrogenase — MLQNRRIYLPPLSLIGPGALNDLGEELKSLPYKKALFVTDEVLVKIGVAQKIIDVMEASDIEVVLFDKVQPNPTCQNVNAGLELLKDNSCDFVLTLGGGSPQDCGKAIGILATNGGDIKDYDGINMSKKAALPIVAINTTAGTASEVTINYVITDAERHIKMVMVDKNCLVSIAVNDPELMIGMPAGLTAATGMDALTHAIETYVTKGAFGWSDALALEAIKLISQSLEIAVVDSKNLEARSKMAWGQFIAGQAFSNAGLGYVHSMAHQLGGMYDMPHGVANAILLPHVEAFNLPACAHKLKRVARAMGVGVLEMSDTQGANAAISAIKALSKSVGIPSGLKELGVKEEDFAEMAKNALEDVCTGGNPREVTLEDTIAIYKAAM, encoded by the coding sequence ATGTTACAGAATAGAAGAATTTACTTACCGCCATTAAGTTTAATTGGCCCTGGTGCTTTAAATGATTTAGGTGAAGAATTAAAAAGTTTACCTTACAAAAAAGCACTTTTTGTTACCGATGAAGTTTTGGTGAAAATTGGTGTTGCTCAAAAAATTATTGATGTAATGGAAGCTTCAGATATTGAAGTAGTCCTTTTTGATAAAGTGCAACCGAACCCTACTTGCCAAAATGTAAACGCAGGTTTAGAATTGTTAAAAGACAATTCATGTGATTTTGTATTGACTCTAGGAGGTGGTTCTCCACAAGATTGTGGTAAGGCTATTGGTATTTTAGCAACAAATGGTGGCGATATTAAAGATTACGACGGTATTAATATGTCAAAAAAGGCAGCGTTACCAATTGTAGCAATTAATACAACTGCTGGTACAGCGAGTGAGGTTACTATTAATTATGTGATTACCGATGCGGAACGTCATATAAAAATGGTGATGGTTGATAAAAATTGTTTAGTATCAATTGCTGTAAACGATCCAGAATTAATGATAGGTATGCCTGCAGGGTTAACTGCAGCAACAGGAATGGATGCCTTAACACATGCTATTGAAACGTATGTAACAAAAGGAGCTTTTGGTTGGTCTGATGCTTTGGCATTAGAAGCAATTAAATTAATTTCTCAAAGCTTAGAAATTGCGGTTGTAGATAGTAAAAATTTAGAAGCAAGAAGTAAAATGGCTTGGGGGCAATTTATTGCAGGACAAGCATTTTCTAATGCAGGACTTGGTTATGTGCATTCTATGGCGCATCAATTAGGAGGAATGTATGACATGCCTCATGGTGTTGCAAATGCAATTTTATTACCTCACGTAGAAGCGTTCAACTTACCTGCTTGTGCCCATAAATTAAAAAGAGTAGCAAGAGCTATGGGAGTGGGCGTTTTAGAAATGAGCGACACACAAGGAGCCAATGCAGCTATTTCTGCAATTAAAGCTTTATCAAAATCTGTAGGAATTCCTTCTGGACTAAAAGAATTAGGTGTAAAAGAAGAAGATTTTGCTGAAATGGCTAAAAATGCCTTAGAAGATGTATGTACTGGAGGAAACCCTAGGGAAGTTACTTTAGAAGATACCATTGCAATCTATAAAGCCGCAATGTAG